Proteins from one Streptomyces genisteinicus genomic window:
- a CDS encoding MazG-like family protein produces the protein MNGENLRPEAHAELFDGVNVIRTWLDNNAPEQTDSERVMMRVLKISEELGEVSEAVHGATGANPRKGESHTWADVEKELADVAVTALVALATVSPDARKSFDARLQTLVMRLTPPEVR, from the coding sequence ATGAACGGAGAGAACCTCCGGCCCGAGGCCCACGCCGAGCTGTTCGACGGCGTGAACGTGATCCGCACCTGGCTGGACAACAATGCCCCGGAGCAGACCGACAGCGAGCGCGTCATGATGCGCGTCCTCAAGATCAGCGAGGAGCTCGGGGAGGTCTCCGAGGCCGTCCATGGCGCGACCGGCGCGAACCCCAGGAAGGGCGAGTCGCACACCTGGGCAGACGTCGAGAAGGAACTGGCCGACGTCGCGGTCACGGCGCTCGTGGCGCTGGCCACGGTGAGTCCGGACGCCCGGAAGTCGTTCGACGCGCGGCTCCAGACGCTCGTGATGCGCCTCACACCGCCTGAGGTGCGGTGA
- a CDS encoding ABC transporter ATP-binding protein, which produces MTTTPLAHRATAVAARATDLSKVYGQGETQVVALDNVTVDFRQAEFTAIMGPSGSGKSTLMHCVAGLDTFSSGSVRIGETELGSLKDKQLTQLRRDKIGFIFQAFNLLPTLTALENITLPMDIAGRKPDKEWVQQVIDMIGLRDRLGHRPTQLSGGQQQRVAVARALASRPEIIFGDEPTGNLDSRSGAEVLGFLRNSVRELGQTVVMVTHDPAAASYADRVIFLADGRIVDEMPNPTADGVLDRMKAFDAKGRTS; this is translated from the coding sequence GTGACCACCACGCCCCTCGCCCACCGCGCCACCGCCGTGGCCGCCCGCGCCACGGACCTCTCCAAGGTGTACGGCCAGGGCGAGACCCAGGTGGTCGCGCTCGACAACGTCACCGTCGACTTCCGGCAGGCCGAGTTCACCGCGATCATGGGCCCGTCCGGGTCCGGCAAGTCGACCCTGATGCACTGCGTCGCCGGCCTGGACACCTTCAGCTCCGGCTCGGTCCGCATCGGCGAGACCGAGCTCGGATCGCTCAAGGACAAGCAGCTCACGCAGCTGCGGCGGGACAAGATCGGCTTCATCTTCCAGGCGTTCAACCTGCTCCCCACGCTCACCGCGCTGGAGAACATCACGCTCCCCATGGACATCGCGGGCCGCAAGCCCGACAAGGAGTGGGTGCAGCAGGTCATCGACATGATCGGCCTGCGGGACCGGCTCGGCCACCGGCCGACCCAGCTCTCCGGCGGCCAGCAGCAGCGCGTCGCCGTCGCCCGCGCCCTCGCCTCCCGCCCGGAGATCATCTTCGGTGACGAGCCGACCGGGAACCTGGACTCGCGCTCCGGCGCCGAGGTGCTCGGCTTCCTGCGGAACTCGGTGCGCGAACTCGGGCAGACCGTCGTCATGGTGACCCACGACCCGGCGGCCGCCTCCTACGCGGACCGGGTGATCTTCCTCGCGGACGGACGGATCGTCGACGAGATGCCGAACCCGACCGCCGACGGCGTCCTCGACCGCATGAAGGCCTTCGACGCCAAGGGCCGCACCAGCTGA